A region of Anopheles merus strain MAF chromosome 2R, AmerM5.1, whole genome shotgun sequence DNA encodes the following proteins:
- the LOC121589006 gene encoding probable small nuclear ribonucleoprotein G produces the protein MSKAHPPELKKYMDKRLSLKLNGGRVVSGILRGFDPFMNVVVDESIEECKDGTRNNIGMVVIRGNSIIMVEALDRI, from the exons ATGTCGAAAGCACATCCGCCAGAGTTGAAAAA GTACATGGACAAGCGGCTATCGCTGAAGCTGAATGGTGGACGAGTCGTTTCCGGCATCCTGCGTGGTTTCGATCCCTTCATGAACGTGGTGGTGGACGAATCCATCGAGGAATGTAAGGACGGTACCCGCAACAACATCGGAATGGTG GTTATCCGGGGCAACAGCATCATCATGGTGGAAGCACTGGATAGGATATAA
- the LOC121589004 gene encoding zinc finger protein 436-like has product MESVLDFSVICHTCLSVTPSTISVKSKDLKYNVPLATMINKISAFERQDNPRLPDRLCFVCAEQLRIAYGFQQMCDDSYRILLIQLEKQPEPIVPKVEPVIIDVDALGLSETELDEMEQKEVKKLEAKHSVAKQNDMKQIEAIQSVVPKQIEPNLSVVAKQIEPKRNETKQIEPIQSVSKLNETKQNAPKQIEPKQIAMEQIAMGHDVIEQDAMEQDAMEQDVIEQDAMEQGAMEQDDTEQFDTEQYDTEQYDTEQYDTDQYDTDQYDTEQYDTEQYDTEQDDAEQDDTEQNGTEQNGMVHENGFISPSTSAAPTSSISSDVRKSELSELLNEAEYLEEYLMADPEEPTEEQFPKPAPIGGATVATVAVAEDNNNGIEDDLQSIVVPGEDGIREIQNQCHVCGLILSKLAHLKRHMKAHAGTKPFKCNVCSKSFSRADNLRAHQRIHTAEKNYKCPLCDERFKRVDAAKAHMGSAHRDFVEANYHVCTVCDNFFKTDEKLIAHMELHRGVNRLVCDVCGKQFVGVMAYEAHLQRHAAASEQPTTYDCAHCDKKFSSKAYLLMHMRYMMSDKCLECKYCGKKFARQSDLKSHEDYHTGIKPFACKTCGKSFHRQCTLVVHMRTHTGEKPFQCSYCPKSFYQKNDMLTHERRHTGERYQCEFCEQKFIHLHLLNSHLKVAHNYDVDCRKRGVKKIFDEPGPMANAVKEPKPE; this is encoded by the exons ATGGAAAGTGTGCTAGATTTCAGCGTTATTTGCCATACCTGTTTAAGTGTAACGCCGAGTACGATATCGGTGAAGAGTAAAGATCTTAAGTACAATGTCCCGCTCGCAACAATGATCAACAAAATCAGCGCATTCGAG CGCCAAGACAACCCGAGGCTTCCGGACAGATTGTGTTTCGTGTGTGCGGAACAGCTCCGGATCGCGTACGGCTTTCAGCAGATGTGTGACGATTCGTACCGGATTCTTCTCATCCAGTTGGAGAAACAACCGGAGCCAATAGTACCAAAGGTAGAACCCGTCATCATCGACGTGGACGCGCTAGGGCTGTCTGAAACTGAACTGGACGAGATGGAACAGAAAGAGGTTAAAAAGCTTGAGGCGAAGCATAGTGTGGCGAAGCAGAATGACATGAAGCAGATTGAGGCGATACAGAGTGTGGTGCCGAAGCAGATTGAGCCGAATCTGAGCGTGGTGGCGAAGCAGATTGAGCCGAAACGGAACGAGACGAAGCAGATTGAGCCGATACAGAGTGTGTCGAAACTGAATGAGACGAAGCAAAATGCGCCGAAACAGATTGAGCCGAAGCAGATTGCGATGGAACAGATTGCGATGGGGCATGATGTCATAGAGCAGGATGCCATGGAGCAGGATGCCATGGAGCAGGATGTCATCGAGCAGGATGCCATGGAGCAGGGTGCGATGGAGCAGGATGACACGGAACAGTTCGACACGGAGCAATATGACACGGAGCAGTATGACACGGAGCAGTACGATACGGATCAGTACGACACGGATCAGTACGACACGGAGCAGTACGACACGGAGCAATACGACACTGAGCAGGATGACGCGGAGCAGGACGACACGGAGCAGAATGGCACGGAGCAGAATGGCATGGTGCACGAAAATGGCTTTATCTCGCCTAGCACCTCCGCTGCACCGACGAGCTCAATTAGCAGCGATGTAAGAAAGTCGGAGCTAAGCGAGCTGTTAAACGAAGCCGAATACCTCGAGGAATATCTCATGGCCGATCCCGAAGAGCCAACCGAAGAGCAGTTCCCGAAGCCAGCCCCGATCGGCGGTGCCACTGTAGCCACGGTAGCGGTAGCGGAGGACAACAACAATGGCATCGAGGACGATCTCCAGTCCATAGTTGTGCCCGGCGAGGACGGAATACGCGAAATTCAGAACCAATGCCACGTGTGTGGCCTCATTCTGAGCAAGCTGGCGCATCTGAAACGCCACATGAAGGCGCACGCCGGAACCAAACCGTTCAAGTGCAACGTCTGCTCGAAGTCGTTCTCCCGCGCGGACAATCTGCGGGCGCACCAAAGGATACACACGGCGGAGAAAAACTACAAGTGTCCGCTGTGCGACGAACGCTTCAAGCGTGTCGATGCGGCCAAGGCGCACATGGGCTCGGCGCATCGCGACTTCGTGGAGGCCAACTACCACGTGTGCACGGTGTGTGACAACTTCTTCAAGACGGACGAGAAGCTGATTGCGCACATGGAGCTGCACAGGGGCGTCAACAGGCTGGTGTGTGACGTGTGCGGCAAGCAGTTCGTGGGCGTGATGGCGTACGAGGCCCACCTGCAGCGGCACGCGGCCGCGTCGGAACAACCGACCACGTACGACTGCGCGCACTGTGACAAGAAGTTTTCCAGCAAAGCGTACCTGTTGATGCATATGCGCTACATGATGTCAGACAAATGCTTGGAGTGCAAGTACTGTGGTAAAA AATTTGCACGCCAGTCCGATCTGAAGTCGCACGAAGATTACCATACCGGGATCAAGCCCTTCGCCTGCAAGACCTGTGGGAAGAGCTTCCATCGTCAGTGTACGCTCGTCGTACACATGCGAACGCACACGGGAGAAAAACCGTTCCAATGTTCGTACTGTCCCAAAAGCTTCTACCAGAAGAACGACATGCTGACGCACGAACGGCGCCATACGGGCGAGCGGTACCAGTGCGAGTTTTGTGAGCAAAAGTTTATTCACCTGCACCTGCTGAATTCGCATCTGAAAGTAGCACACAACTATGACGTGGATTGCCGGAAGCGGGGCGTGAAGAAGATCTTCGACGAACCCGGTCCGATGGCCAATGCGGTGAAGGAACCGAAGCCCGAGTAG